The Planctomycetaceae bacterium DNA window AAACACCACATTGTCATTCCCGCGAAAGGCGGTTGGAGCGTTATCGCAAACCCCTTTGGGGGAATCTATACCGTTATATTACTATATCTGTGCATTTCTTTAAACGTACATTATTCCCAAAACGTTTTTTATCTTTACAGTTTTTTAACTGTTTGTAGATTTTTTGCATAATCGCTGATGCTTTTACTTCGCCGTTTTTGCCAAGCGTTTCGTTTGAAGTGTAAATCACAATTTCATCGGCCAGTTTTTCTTTTAAGAAAGATGTTATAACTTTTGCTCCGCCTTCGACAAGCAGTTGCTGAACATTCATTTTGCCGAGTCTGGTCAGAACATCGTTTAAATTTCTGCCGTTGAAAACATAAACAGGCCATTTTTTTGCGGTCTTTATTAAATTACAGTTTTGCGGCAGTTTGGATTCTTTGCCGAGAACTATTCTTAAAGGCTGCCTGCCATTGTCCGGCCTGACTGTAAGCATTGGGTTATCTTCGAGAACGGTATTTATGCCGACAAGCACTGCCTGTACTCGCCTGCGGATTTTTTGAACGTCTTTTCTGCTCACGGCGTTGCTTATCCATCGTTTGCTGTCGTTTCGTGCGAGAAAACCATCTTTGCTCTGTGCCCATTTGACGATTACATAAGGTTTTTTTGTCCTGGCGAATTTGAAAAATGGTGCGTTTAATTCTTTGGCTTGTTTTTCACAAACTCCGCAGACAACTTCAATGCCCGCTTTCTTGAGAATCTTAAAACCTTTGCCTGCGACTTTTTTTGTCGGGTCGCCGACAGCCGCAACGACTTTTTTGATACCTGCTTTGATAACCGCATCTGTGCAGGGCGGCGTTTTCCCAAAATGACAACAGGGTTCAAGCGTTACATACAGTGTCGCACCTTTTGGCGAAACTTTGCAGTTTTTCAATGCGTTGATTTCCGCGTGCGGCCCGCCGAATTTTTCGTGGAATCCAGCGCCGATGATTTTGCCATTTTTGACAATGACAGCACCAACCATCGGATTCGGCTCAACATTGCCCTCACCTTTTTGAGCGAGCAGCAAAGCGATTTTCATGAATTTGATATTTGTCGTCATTATTCTTTACCTATCATCTGAATGAATTCTTTTTCATTGATGATATTTACGCCCAACTCATTTGCTTTATCGAGTTTGCTTCCTGCCTCGGTGCCTGCGAGCACATAACTGGTTTTTTTGCTGACGCTTGAACTAACTTTGCCGCCGTTTTCTTTTATCAATCGCTCGATTTCTGAACGGCCATATTTTTCCAGCGTGCCGGTAACAACAAAAGTTTTGCTTTCGAGTTTATTGCTCTGCTGTGTTTTCTTTTGAATTGTGTTTACGCCTGCCGCGATTAATTTATCAATTATTTTTAAATTTCGGTCGTCGTGGAAATATTCATAAATACTCTTCGCAAGTACCGGCCCAATTTGGTCGATGTTCGTCAATTCTTCTTCGGTTGCATTTTTCAAATTATCAATAGCGCCGAAATGCTGCGCGAGAATTTCAGCGTTCTGCTGACCGACGTGCAGTATCCCCAAAGCGGCTAAAAGTCTTGCCAGTGTTTGCGATTTGCTTTTCTCGATACCGTCCAGAACATTCTCTGCGCTTTTCTGTGCCATCCTGTCTAACGAAAGCATTGTGAAGATATCCAGCTTGTACAAATCTGAAAAATCTTTTACCTGTCCTTTATCGACAAGCTGTTCGATAAGAGCGGGGCCTAAATTTTCAATATCCATTTGGTCTCGGCCTGCGAAGTAGCGAAGTTTTTCTTTCAGTTGAGCAGGGCAGCTTGAACTTACGCATCGAATATAAACGCCGTTATCGTCTTTCTTGACGTTCGCGCCGCAGACCGGACATTCAGTCGGCGGATGAAACGGTTTTGTTTTCGCAGACCTGTGTTCTTTTTTTACCTCGACAACCTGCGGAATAATTTCGCCCGCCTTTTCGACAATGACCGTATCGCCTTGACGAATATCAAGTCTTTCAATTTCATCGAAGTTATGCAGACTTGCGCGTTTGACTGTTGTTCCCGCAAGTTGCACAGGCTCGAAATTCGCCACCGGCGTTAATATGCCCGTCTTGCCGACCTGCACTTCAATCGACAGCACAGTTGTTTTCGCCTGTTCCGGTGCATATTTATACGACATACACCATCGCGGCGCTCTGCCGGTTGTGCCGAGCGTTTCGTGATGGCCGAGCTGGTCAACTTTTATTACTAATCCATCAATTTGATAATCGAGTGTGAATCTTTGCTTTTCAAATTTTTCACAGAACTTTATGACTTCCTCGATGTCTTTTGCTTTTGTAGTATTTTCATTTACCGGAAAACCGAATTCTTTTAATTTCTGTAAACTGTCATAATGTGTTTGGGCGATTGGCTCGTTTGTTTCGCCCAGCGAGTATGCGAAGAACGATAAATTTCTTTTCGCTGTAATTTTTGGGTCAAGTTGTTTGAGCGAACCTGCCGCGGCATTTCGTGGATTGGCAAATAAAGGCTCACCGTTCTTTTCTTTTTCTTCGTTGAGTTTGGCGAATGCTTTTTTCGGCATATAAACTTCGCCGCGAACTTCCAGCACTGCCGGCGGAGTATCGTGAAGTTTGAGCGGGATTGATTTTATGGTTTTGATGTTGTGCGTAACGTCGTCGCCTTTGCTGCCGTCGCCGCGCGTTGCGCCCAGAACTAAAATTCCGTTTTCATATCGAAGACTCATAGCAAGGCCGTCGATTTTCAATTCTACGACGTAACTGTATTTATCTGTTTCGAGTAATTTCGCGACACGCTTGTCGAACGCCCGCAGTTCTTCTTCGCTGTATGTGTTATCGATGCTTAGCATTGGTTTTGCGTGTGTTACCTGTTTAAAGCCGTCGATGGGCTGACCGCCGACGCGCTGCGTTGGCGAATCGGATGTGATTAATTCGAGATGCTGTTGTTCGAGTTTTTTCAGTTCGGCAAAAAGTTTATCATATTCATTGTCGGAGATTTGCGGATTGTTCTCGGAATAATAGAGATAATCGTGCTTTCTGATTTGCTCCCGCAGCGATTCAATTTTTTGTACAATTTCAGATTTCATATTATTAATATCTATTCATAAAAAAACCCGCACCTGATATTCAGATACGGGTTGTTATTGTAAACGTTTATTTTGTGAAAATAAATTAAATTATTTGGTGCTGCCTGCCGGAACCAAGTACAGTTCAACACGTCTGTTCTTTGGATTGCCTTTATTGCCGGCTTCATTAGCTTCAAGCGGTCTGTATTCGCCGTAGCCTTTTACGCCCATACGTTTCGGATTAACGCTGCTTGATTCCATAACTTTCTCAACGGAAATCGCTCTGTGAACTGAAAGATGCCAGTTTGTCGGGTGTGCGCTCATTGTTTCCGACTTCTTAATCGGCATATCATCAGTGTGGCCGATGATTGTAACATCGAAGCCTTCAGCGGCGTGCGAATTGATAATCACGCAGAGTTTTTTCAGCATTTCAACGCCGTTCGGCGCTACAACATCGCTGCCTTTTTCAAACAGCAAATCGCTTTTGAACTTAACCATTCCGGTCGCTTCGTCGAAGGTAACCATATCCGGATTTTCAGCCGCGAATTTTTGCAGCTCGCTTGCCAGTTCAGGCGGAAGTATCGAGCCGCCGAGTTGACCCTGCATCTGTTTAATCAATGCTTCTTTCTGTGCGATGTCAGCTTCGAGCGCCGCGATTTTCTTGTTCAGTGCATCGAGGTCTGTATCCAAACCTGCCTGACAGTCGGCAAGTTGTTTTTCTAATTGTGCCATTTTTAATTTAGCGACGTTGAGCTGACTTTCAAGTTCGTCGATACGAAGCTGCTGATTGCGGTTACGTACTTTTAAATCGTCAACTTCACGCTGATTAACACAGCCGCTGCCTAACAGCGCGAGAGTTAATGAGACTGCTACGAGACATGTGATATTTTTGAGCTGCATTTTTATTGTCCTTTCCTGACAAAACCGTTCACTGATTTAGTGAACTTAATCCGTTATTAGTACTGATAATACTGTTACAGTGCAAAATCCTATCACAAGCAAAAATGAAATGCCAATAAAATTTGCTGAAAAAATTGCTGACAACCCGGCATACAGCCGATTCGAGGTGTCTATATATCCGCAGACAAAGGCCTTAAAATCAAACGTTACATTTCTAACAAAGAACGTCAGCTATGTTATTTTTTAGCTTTCTTTTCTTTTGGCGGTTTTGGAGCCTTTGGTGCTTTCGGAGCTTTCGGTGCCTTTGGAGCTTTTGGCTTCTTAGGTGCGCCGGAAACAGATGCCACCAGAACGCCGATAATCGTAGCGCCTGCCAGACCTGCCGCAACATACCATATTATAGGACCAACTGCCGATACTACAGGCAGATTTACAGGTTTAAAACCTGCGATAACTACAATTGCGCTATACACTAACACGATGAACGGAATGAAGAGTAACGCTCCGAACACATTGCTTGTCGTGTCAGCCGGTGCTTCATAAGCTATTGCTGCTCCGACAGGTACAGCCGATGGCTGCTGTGGAATATCATCTGGAACATCAACGATATCCTGCTCTTGCGGAGAAGCCTGGAACATTTTGTCATCTTCGGCTGCCGGTGCTTCTTCCATCATTGACGGCAATGGAGGAGTCTGATCGATGCCTCCCGCCTGTGCTCCTGCGTTTTCAGGATAAATATCGTCGAGCACTGCGCCAAGCGAAGTATCGTCTGCCTGCAGAGAAAGGTCTAACAATCCCGAACCGCTGCCTGCGCCTTCGAGGTTGATATCTTCGTCGAGTCTTGCGATACTGCCGTCGTCGAACGAGCCTTTCTGGTCGAGCGGTTTCGGCTGCTTGTCAAAAACTTTTGTATCGCCGCTGGCATCGTCTGAAATTTTGTAGCCTGTATCAGAATCGCTCAATACATTGATTGTTTCGCCGCCGGCTGCGATTTTCGTATCGCCGCTGGATGTATCCGGCCCCTGTGAACCGTCTAAAGAGATGCCGCTGCCTGTTGCGCTTGAAGGGCCTGCCGTTTCTGCCGGTGAAAGCAGTACTTCACTGCCGCTGCTCTTTGTGCCCGCAAGCGGCGTTTCGTCGAGTTTTTCATCGCCGAGCAGTTCGCCGGTTTCGTCGAGTTGGAAATTTGTTTCAAGTTTTTTATCGCCTGTTCCCATCAGAACGTCGAGTTCTTCGGGAGCCAGCGAGACTTCGCCGGATTCATCAATGGAAATTTCTAAAGAATCGTGCAAGTTTACCGGGCCGCCTTTGCTGGAAGATGCAATCGCGTCAACGTCCTCGATTTTGTAGAAAGGTTTGTTGCCGTCGCGAAATTCACGAAGCTTGCCTTCTTTGACAAGGTTTGTAATCTCTTCTTTGCTCTTAGCGAGCTTTTCAACAGCCTGGTCTAATGTGTAGAATTTTCCAGCCATGAGAATTTCCTATTATTTTATAAGTTAAATTATTGCTTTGCCGTTAGTTATAATTAGCTACCCATTTTAACACATTATAACTTTGAATGCAAGCAGTTCAAGTTTTTTAATAAACTATTGCTAATACACTATTTCGACTTGAATATATCGAACTTTACGAGCCCGAACTTTTGCAAAATATATTGCAGCATTGTATAAAGTGTTAGCATGCCATATCTTATGCTCCGCGGCAGATTTATGCTGGACGCCTCCTGAAAATATCGGCAGGGCACGGGAGCGTCGGAAATTTTAAAGTTAAAATATGCAGACTGGGCAAGAAATTGTGAATCGAAAACGAAATCGTCTGAATTTCGTTCGTAAGGAATCTTCTCGAGAACCGCTCGTTTGTAAATCCTGAACCCGCTGTGAAAATCGCCGAGATTCTGGCCGAGAATCAGGTTTTCCGTAATAGTTAACATTCTATTGCACAGGTACTTATATAACGGCATACCCGATTCGAGCGTTTCTTTTCGTGTTCGGATTCTGCTGCCGAGCATTACATCCGCAACGCCGGTGGTCAGATAGCCAACGAAAAACGGAATCAATCGGCCATCATACTGATAGTCAGGATGCAGCATTACAATAATGTCCGCGCCGCGCTCCAGAGCGGCTTTGTAGCAGGTCTTCTGGTTTCCGCCGTAACCTGTGTTCTTTTCGTGTTTTATGACCGTAAGGCCGAGCTTTTGGGCCAGCTCGACGGTGTTGTCTTTACTGCAATCGTCAACGAGGATTATATCCTTGCGGAACTCCGGCGGAATGTCGTTGAGCGTCGCTTCGAGAGTCGCGGCCGCGTTGTAGGCGGGCATTACGATTACAGTCTTTAAATTTTCGTAACTTATTTTTAACAAGTGAGTTGCAACCTTTATTTGTTATTTAACAGCTACGACTTCCTTGACTTCGGGAACTCTCTGCTTGAGCAGCCGTTCAACGCCCATTTTCAGAGTCATAGCCGCACCCGGACAGCCTTTGCAGGCGCCCTGAAGGCGGACTTTTACGGTATTGTCTTCGGTAAGTTCGACGAATTCGATATCGCCGCCGTCGTTTTGAAGCATCGGCCTGATACCGTCGATTACTTCTATCACCTGGTCTTTTATGGACTTACCGCCGTGGCATCCGCAATTTTCACACATATTTTAAGCTCCGTTAATAAATTACATAAGGCAGGGATTATAACAATTGTTGGGGAAAAATAAAAATCAAATATCCGCTTTTGCGGACAATTCTTATAGCAGGGGATAGAACGTAGAACACAGAACTTAGAACATAGAATAGTGAAAAATCCGAAATCCTAAACTCTAAATCCTCTGTAAAAATGCGCACGGGAATTCCTGCACAAATCTTGCATACTGGCGCGTTATTTCAGCAAAAAATCGTTCAAAACACGTCAAAAACACATTGACTTGCGC harbors:
- the ribD gene encoding bifunctional diaminohydroxyphosphoribosylaminopyrimidine deaminase/5-amino-6-(5-phosphoribosylamino)uracil reductase RibD is translated as MTTNIKFMKIALLLAQKGEGNVEPNPMVGAVIVKNGKIIGAGFHEKFGGPHAEINALKNCKVSPKGATLYVTLEPCCHFGKTPPCTDAVIKAGIKKVVAAVGDPTKKVAGKGFKILKKAGIEVVCGVCEKQAKELNAPFFKFARTKKPYVIVKWAQSKDGFLARNDSKRWISNAVSRKDVQKIRRRVQAVLVGINTVLEDNPMLTVRPDNGRQPLRIVLGKESKLPQNCNLIKTAKKWPVYVFNGRNLNDVLTRLGKMNVQQLLVEGGAKVITSFLKEKLADEIVIYTSNETLGKNGEVKASAIMQKIYKQLKNCKDKKRFGNNVRLKKCTDIVI
- the ligA gene encoding NAD-dependent DNA ligase LigA, giving the protein MKSEIVQKIESLREQIRKHDYLYYSENNPQISDNEYDKLFAELKKLEQQHLELITSDSPTQRVGGQPIDGFKQVTHAKPMLSIDNTYSEEELRAFDKRVAKLLETDKYSYVVELKIDGLAMSLRYENGILVLGATRGDGSKGDDVTHNIKTIKSIPLKLHDTPPAVLEVRGEVYMPKKAFAKLNEEKEKNGEPLFANPRNAAAGSLKQLDPKITAKRNLSFFAYSLGETNEPIAQTHYDSLQKLKEFGFPVNENTTKAKDIEEVIKFCEKFEKQRFTLDYQIDGLVIKVDQLGHHETLGTTGRAPRWCMSYKYAPEQAKTTVLSIEVQVGKTGILTPVANFEPVQLAGTTVKRASLHNFDEIERLDIRQGDTVIVEKAGEIIPQVVEVKKEHRSAKTKPFHPPTECPVCGANVKKDDNGVYIRCVSSSCPAQLKEKLRYFAGRDQMDIENLGPALIEQLVDKGQVKDFSDLYKLDIFTMLSLDRMAQKSAENVLDGIEKSKSQTLARLLAALGILHVGQQNAEILAQHFGAIDNLKNATEEELTNIDQIGPVLAKSIYEYFHDDRNLKIIDKLIAAGVNTIQKKTQQSNKLESKTFVVTGTLEKYGRSEIERLIKENGGKVSSSVSKKTSYVLAGTEAGSKLDKANELGVNIINEKEFIQMIGKE
- a CDS encoding OmpA family protein, which translates into the protein MQLKNITCLVAVSLTLALLGSGCVNQREVDDLKVRNRNQQLRIDELESQLNVAKLKMAQLEKQLADCQAGLDTDLDALNKKIAALEADIAQKEALIKQMQGQLGGSILPPELASELQKFAAENPDMVTFDEATGMVKFKSDLLFEKGSDVVAPNGVEMLKKLCVIINSHAAEGFDVTIIGHTDDMPIKKSETMSAHPTNWHLSVHRAISVEKVMESSSVNPKRMGVKGYGEYRPLEANEAGNKGNPKNRRVELYLVPAGSTK
- a CDS encoding helix-turn-helix domain-containing protein, which translates into the protein MAGKFYTLDQAVEKLAKSKEEITNLVKEGKLREFRDGNKPFYKIEDVDAIASSSKGGPVNLHDSLEISIDESGEVSLAPEELDVLMGTGDKKLETNFQLDETGELLGDEKLDETPLAGTKSSGSEVLLSPAETAGPSSATGSGISLDGSQGPDTSSGDTKIAAGGETINVLSDSDTGYKISDDASGDTKVFDKQPKPLDQKGSFDDGSIARLDEDINLEGAGSGSGLLDLSLQADDTSLGAVLDDIYPENAGAQAGGIDQTPPLPSMMEEAPAAEDDKMFQASPQEQDIVDVPDDIPQQPSAVPVGAAIAYEAPADTTSNVFGALLFIPFIVLVYSAIVVIAGFKPVNLPVVSAVGPIIWYVAAGLAGATIIGVLVASVSGAPKKPKAPKAPKAPKAPKAPKPPKEKKAKK
- a CDS encoding glycosyltransferase family 2 protein, whose protein sequence is MLKISYENLKTVIVMPAYNAAATLEATLNDIPPEFRKDIILVDDCSKDNTVELAQKLGLTVIKHEKNTGYGGNQKTCYKAALERGADIIVMLHPDYQYDGRLIPFFVGYLTTGVADVMLGSRIRTRKETLESGMPLYKYLCNRMLTITENLILGQNLGDFHSGFRIYKRAVLEKIPYERNSDDFVFDSQFLAQSAYFNFKISDAPVPCRYFQEASSINLPRSIRYGMLTLYTMLQYILQKFGLVKFDIFKSK
- a CDS encoding NifU family protein yields the protein MCENCGCHGGKSIKDQVIEVIDGIRPMLQNDGGDIEFVELTEDNTVKVRLQGACKGCPGAAMTLKMGVERLLKQRVPEVKEVVAVK